Genomic window (Vitis riparia cultivar Riparia Gloire de Montpellier isolate 1030 chromosome 4, EGFV_Vit.rip_1.0, whole genome shotgun sequence):
CATCTCAAACTAATATATCTTACCAACGACAAGACCAACCTTCCTTAATTAAAACCTACTATGAATAACTGAAAATGAACTTTAAGATcttcatttgtttaaaaatattttaacttgtACCTACAAATTTTATCGTCCTTGATACTTCTTGGCTCTAATTTACACATGCAATCTCAGGAAGCGATTGCTGGCAAGTGTAATGTCATTTGTATCTCGAAGGACAATCGAAATCCACAACCCTCAAATGAAGAACTTCAAATGGCTGACCATGTATTTTACCGTACATTTGATGTTGGAAATTGTACAATATTAGATAAGATCGATGACAAAATTGCTGGGGTTGAAggtatttttttctctctatcaTGTATGCTCGTAAAATTTGATTCTTAATTGGATACATGCCCTTGTGACTTTTAATGGTTAAAAACTCtttatcttttctatttttcaatttgttacAGTTGAGTTTATATTTAACCGAAGGGCGTGTCAGAATTCTAATGAGGTTCCAAAAATGGATTCAAATCGGAAAGAAGATATCAGGAGAGTTGTAGCAAGTAGTGAAACACTTCAACTTTCTGAGCGAAACTCATCTGGAGAAGACAAAGATCTAAAGATAGATGGAAATTCTAAGGATGCTTTGGCAAATGAAAATGTTGATGTGAAGGTTTCATTGGTTGAACATAAATCTTCACTTGGAGGAAAGCATGCTTCCGGTGCTGATATGGTTTTGGATAACATGACTAATATTAGTGTTGAACGGGAAAATATTGTTGGTGATGGTTCCAAATTGCAGGTTGATTCTATTAAATATGATGATAAAGTGGGTAAAGTTCTTGTCAATCAAGTTGAAGTTGAGGAAAAAGTAAAATCTACCAGGGATTCTGGTTTATTGGATAGTAGGCCTTCTAAGAAAGCAAAGGTCAGTAGTTCCACTGAACTATCCGAGGATAGGAACAACCGTAGTTTGAAGAAGTCAAATATTGATTCTCatgtgaaagaaatgaaagcttCAGTATCAACTGTCACTACCactaaagataaaacaaaattagatcTTGTTAAGGATTCTCCCTCACTGGAGAAGGAAGCATCCAAGAAACTAAAGTCTTATGAGAAGATGACGAAACTTTCCAATGGCAATTTGATTAAAGCATTTGCTAGACGGTCTCCAAGCGTGGACTCCAAAATTGAGGGCCAAATAATGGAGGTCACCCGAAGACCTAATGCTGTAAGTTGTGTTGTTagcattttgaaaaatattattcttttccaagatcaaaatttttaatatatatgacatAATTCATTGGTGGGTAAATTTTACATTAAACgatgtatttatttatatatatatagatatatagttaTATAAGCACCATTGCATGATACTTTAAACCACTCTAATTAAATGTCTTATTGGAAAGATAAATATGGCAACACTATTAGGGGATAAGTGGGGAGCTAAAAACTATGGTTAACGGTTGTTTGGGTTAATCACCTTTAGTAATACTCATTACTAATGTTTAGTTACTGTTGGTAATACTCATGACCTATGTTTAGTTACCAATTTATctcaaaagcttaagcttttatATTAAATTGGTAATTTAACATGGGATTATAACTTCAATATTGTGTTAGACTAACATTTGACCCAAAAACTTACTTGTTAAGTAATAGGCCAATAATAGAGGCCAACTAACTCTTAAGCTATATCCTTGACACCTTATTTCATGCATGACTTTCTTTTATAGCTAAACAACTAATTTAGCCCAAAAGGCTATGGAGCTCTAATCTGAGGACTTGTCTGAAGACCCACGGAGCTAATCTGGGCTCTGGGGCTGTTGGGCTAGATCCAGTCTTCTCCTCTTCAATTGAGGCTGGGTTGACTTCTTTTGGGCCAACGTCTTTGGAGGACCCTAGGTGGGTCAAGGCTATGGAGGCATTCGTGGTGCCTGGGCCGGCTAGGCTGGACGATTGCTGAGGCCCACCCCAGTCTTTGGAGGGGAATAGAGCCCACATTTGTGCGGCCCCTCCCTTGGTGTGGTCTGGCCCAAGTCTTTTGAGGGGTCCAGACGTTGAAATCTCTCATTTCTGGGTGAAGGATGGCCTGCGGAAGCAAATTGAGGAAGAGCTCCAATCTCAGGAGAGATCGAAGACTAACCTTGCCCTAATTGAGGAAGCGTCGAGGTATGGGAGTGCTCTTAACCCTTGTGGATTATTGGCTTCTGGGTTCTCctcttctctttatttttttccccgtCGGACTCCATTGGGGGAGTATTACGACTATTCTGGGGACGGTAGGGAGACATTCTAGGGGGAAACCCAGTTATGCATGCTCAATGCTCTGAGGCCTATAGAAGATGAGACTGTCAATCGCTGGGAACTGATGGAGGTTAACAATGGCAGCAATGAAGAATGTGGAAAGGAATTGTGCTTAGTTCAAACTAGGCCACGAGAAGTAAAGGGCTGGGAGGAGGTTAGTTGGGAGGAAAGTGATCTGGCTAAGTTTAGTAAGTTCTTGGGGTTTCTGATAGAAGGTTTGGAGACAGacattttggaaattttggttaaaatccgaaagagaagggaaaaagTCCACAACAAAACTCTTCTGGAGAAATCTAAGTTCGAAAGGGaattgaaaagattagagtgctCCATTAACTACGAGGAGGGGAAAAAGCAGAAATATGGAATGCAAGGAAGAGGGTGTTAGGTCATGGAAGTTAAATGAAGCTAAGACTCTTGAGCTGGAATGTACGTGGAGCTAACGATAGTTCCAAAAGAAAGGTGATTAAGGCCGTGATTAGAAGTCAGAGGGTGGATTTGTTCTATCTCTAGGAGACCAAAATTCAGGCCATGTCAGAGGGGCTGGTGAGAAGCTTGGGCACTGGTAGGTTTCTAGACTGGGGTGCCCTGGATGCCTATGGCTTTGCGGGAGGGttattgatttgttgggataaaAGGACCTCGGAGGTGCTTGAGATGGAGGTGGGAAACTTCTCAATTTCTTGTAGGCTCAGGAATGTGGAAGATGGGCTAGTTTGGATTTTTACTGGTGTGTACGGGCCGTTCTCTAGAGATGATAGGGATTGTATGTGGGAGGAGCTAGGGGCGATCAGAGGCATTTGAGATGATCCATGGTGTTTAGGGGGTGACTTCAATGTCATTCTCTCTCAAAGGGAAAGAAGTGGTCAGGGAAGGCTAACTGGTGCAATGAGAAGGTTCGCCCAGATTGTTGACGAGTTAGAGCTTCTTGATCTTCCTTTGCAAGGGGGTGTGCTTACCTAGAGTGGGGGTAGGAATAATCAAGCTTGGGCTAGACTGGATAGGTTCCTAGTGACCTAGAACTGGCTTGATCATTTTAGTGGGGTCGTCCAAAGCAGGTTGCCCAGACCCACCTCAGATCACTTTTCCATCTTGCTGATGGGTGGTGGGTTAAGGCAGGGCCCTTCCccgtttaggtttgaaaatatgtggcttaaagtTGATGGTTTTAAGGACCTTCTTTGGGGATGGTGGCAGGGGTCTGAGGTGAGAGGGAGGGCTAGTTTTAGACTAGCCACTAAAATGAGGGAGTTGAAGcaaaaaatcaaagtttggaATAAGGAGGTGTTTGGAAGGCTGGAAGTTAATAAAAACTCAGCTCTTCAACAAGTTGAGTACTAGGATGGggtggaaagtgagaggagCCTTTTTGAAGGAGAAACAGAGCTGAAAAAAGAAGCTAAGGAATCCTTTAAAAAGTGGGTTTTAATGGAAGAAATCCACTGGAGACAACTGTCAAGGGAGCTGTGGCTAAAGGAAGGGGATAGGAACACAGACTTCTTTCACCGGATGACAAATGCCCACCGAAGAAATAATTCCCTGGATAGAATTAAGATTAATGAGGTGTGGATGACTGAGGAACAGGAAGTGAGGGAGGGGATTGTGAATGATTTTCAATGTTTGCTCTCAGAAGAGCCAGGCTGGAGAGCTGATATTGAGGGGCTGCACCTCAATCGCCTTAACTCCTATGAAGCTGAAGTTTTGGAGCTGCCTTTCACTGAGGAGGAAATTCACTCTGCCCTGATGGAAATGAATGGTGATAAAGCTCCAGGCCCGGATGGGTTCACAGTGGCCTTTTGGCAAGCTTgctgggattttgtgaaggaggagattgtGCATTTGTTTAAGGAGTTTTATGATCAAAGATCTTTTGCTAAAAGCCTTAATACCACCTTCTTGGTCCTCATCCCTAAGAAAGGAGGTGCTGAAGACCTGGGGGATTTCCGGCCAATCAACCTGTTAAGGGGATTGTACAAGCTTTTGGCTAAGGTGTTGACGAATAGGCTGAAGAAGGTTTTAGAAAAGGTGGTTTATGTGgatcaaaatgcctttgtgaggggcagacaaattttggatgcttcgcttatagctaatgaggtgattgactTCTGGCATAAACGAAAAGAGAAAGGGTTGATTTGCAAATTGGACATCGAAAAAGCCTATGACAGCATCAATTAGAATTTTCTCATGAAGGTTTTGttgaaaatgggctttgggtctcggtggatggagtggatttggtggtgcatCTCAACTGCCAAATTTTCTGTCTTGGTCAATGAGATGCTTGCAGGCTTCTTCTCGAAGACCAAGGGGTTGCGGCAAGGAGATCCTCTTTTTCCTTATCTCTTCGTCTTGGGTATGGAAGTGCTAAGCACTCTAATAAGAAGGGTTGTTGATGGGGGCTTCTTGTCAGGCTGTAGAGTTCGAGGGAGAAGGGGAGTGGAGATGATTATCTCCCACCTTCTTTTTGCAAATGATACAGTCATTTTATGCGAAGCTAGGAAAGAGCAACTAACCGCTTTAAGCTGGATTTTAGCTTGGTTTGAGGCGTCTTCCGGTCTAAGAATTAACCTAGCTAAGAGcgttttaattccgattagtgaggttgaagagattgaggaaatgACAGTGGAGCTAAGGTGTAGAGTGGGGTCTCTGCCCAGTGTTTACTTGGGGCTGCCTCTTGGAGCCCATCACAGCTATTTCTAtctgggatggggtggaagagagaatgaggagaagattagcccagtggaaaagacaatatatatctAAGGGTAGGCGTATCACCCTCATTAAGAGCACACTGGCCAGCATGCCTATTTACTATTTGTCCCTCTTTCgaatgcccaagattgttgcaaaaaggattgaaaaattacaaagaggcTTTCTTTGGGGAAGGGGAAGCTTGGAGAGGAAAATCCACTTAattaattgggaggtggtgtgcactcaaaaggagaagggtGTTCTAGGCATACGGAAGATTGATCTCTTGAACAAAGCCTTGTTGGGTAAATGGATCTGGAGATTTGCCTTTGAAAAGGACAATCTTTGGAAGAGGGTGATCggggtgaaatatggtcaaAAGGGCTTTGGGTGGAGGACTAAGGAAGCTCGCGGGACgtttggagtgggggtttggaaggagattatgaaggaGGAGGCAAATTGGTGCTGGGATAGCATAAAGTTTAAGGTGGGGAAGGGAACTAGAATTAAATTCTGGACTGATCAGTGGTGCGGCGCTGTCCCAAAATTTCCCCCAGTTATTTGCCTTAGCGGTCCATAGGAATGCAACGGTCAATGAAGTGTGGGACTCAAGccttggtcaaggaggttggaatctcaGATTTTCTAGAGATTTTAATGATTAGGAGCTGGACTTGATAAGAGACTTGCTTAATATGCTGAGGGACTTCAGGATATCTTCAGAGGAGGACTCAGTGTTCTGGAAAGGAGGGGGTCATGGCATTTTTGGGGTTAAGGATGCTTATAATCTGCTGGTTGTCCCCAATGCATGCACCTTCCTGAATAaatgcatttgggtggataaggtcccaaccaaagttgttttttttgcttgggaagccacGTGGGGGAAGATTCTCACTTTGGATAGGCTTAAAAAACGGGGGTGACAGCTCCCTAattgctgttttttgtgtggttgtgaagaggaaaatgtaaatcacattcttttacactgtatagtggtaAGGGTCCTCTGGGAGATCGTCCTTGCCCTAtttggggttcagtgggtgttcccagagttAGTTAAAGAGGTGTTATTTAGTTGAAGGaacccttttgtggggaaaaaaaggaagaatatCTGGAATTCCATCTCGTTGTGTATTTTCTGGACAGtatggaaggaaatgaatagattagcttttagggggggttCTTTAActatacagaaactcaaaaattattttgtatgtaatttgtggagttgggctagggtgtacattggagaggagtcctcttcgctcttaggctttttggagtggctagcggccaCTTAAGGGTTGGTGAGGTTGCTTGTTTTTTGCGTTCTTGTTTTAGGCTGCtatgtatactccctgtatgctttgtggctttttgcccCTTAATATATTTGTGcttatctatataaaaaataaataaataaataaaaactaatttagcccaaaagcttaagcttttcAATGAGATTGATAGCTTATCATTGTATTAGAGTTTTGGATTTTCACGAGGTtaatagtataaatttaatcACTTGCTTATTCcacaatttattgaaattagGGGCATAACTTGTGTGGGTTGA
Coding sequences:
- the LOC117913021 gene encoding protein ANTI-SILENCING 1, which encodes MTHLTEVDKVEECDFKWGKKRGVGGKRKEVQFYESFTYNGVEYSLYDCVYLYEEGEPEPYIGKLIKIWEYPDKEKKIKVLWFFHPSEILKWLGDGETIKNELFLASGEGVGLANVNPLEAIAGKCNVICISKDNRNPQPSNEELQMADHVFYRTFDVGNCTILDKIDDKIAGVEVEFIFNRRACQNSNEVPKMDSNRKEDIRRVVASSETLQLSERNSSGEDKDLKIDGNSKDALANENVDVKVSLVEHKSSLGGKHASGADMVLDNMTNISVERENIVGDGSKLQVDSIKYDDKVGKVLVNQVEVEEKVKSTRDSGLLDSRPSKKAKVSSSTELSEDRNNRSLKKSNIDSHVKEMKASVSTVTTTKDKTKLDLVKDSPSLEKEASKKLKSYEKMTKLSNGNLIKAFARRSPSVDSKIEGQIMEVTRRPNADRSRWFRGLPWEERMQTAHQQGTLVLLQNLDPAYTSAEVEDIVWHGFKESCTARMIQRTTISSPHSGQAFVIFKTRDAAVWAIRKLEEGCLLLSNGRPLVGSFGTPCFPGKQSTFVGHLSIDKVKVQMQREMKQAVSTSHCSQPNTIEYEMAMDWCLQQERSDSCWKKLYKRQGDELRKLKASLKSK